The Primulina eburnea isolate SZY01 chromosome 6, ASM2296580v1, whole genome shotgun sequence genome contains a region encoding:
- the LOC140833669 gene encoding WRKY transcription factor WRKY51-like — translation MDQPPTSLDSNSATTGSSHASNKRKYNNNMGGERVVVAVKIEGNGKKQRSEGSPSDCWSWRKYGQKPIKGSPYPRGYYRCSTSKNCSAKKQVERCKTDATTLIITYSTCAHNHPDQPDSRKQEQKSNPKWLALFPRPFTNPYPGLGPTEPSPSPHYVETDPYNPMTAKISSSLIGLFSFDFGD, via the exons ATGGATCAGCCGCCTACCAGTTTGGATTCCAACTCCGCAACAACAGGGAGTAGTCATGCATCAAACAAGAG AAAGTACAATAATAATATGGGTGGCGAGAGGGTTGTGGTAGCTGTGAAAATAGAAGGAAATGGTAAAAAACAGAGAAGTGAAGGGTCTCCTTCTGACTGTTGGTCTTGGAGGAAATATGGCCAGAAACCCATTAAAGGATCTCCTTATCCGAG GGGTTACTACAGATGCAGCACATCCAAGAATTGTTCTGCAAAGAAACAAGTAGAAAGATGCAAAACAGATGCAACAACGCTCATAATCACCTACAGTACTTGTGCCCACAATCATCCAGATCAGCCTGATAGTCGGAAACAAGAACAGAAATCTAA TCCCAAATGGTTAGCACTCTTCCCTAGACCCTTCACTAACCCTTATCCAGGCCTTGGTCCAACTGAACCCAGCCCAAGCCCTCACTACGTGGAAACCGACCCTTATAACCCCATGACAGCCAAAATTTCTTCCAGCTTGATTGGCTTGTTTTCCTTCGACTTTGGTGATTAA